A section of the Pristiophorus japonicus isolate sPriJap1 chromosome 4, sPriJap1.hap1, whole genome shotgun sequence genome encodes:
- the tmem251 gene encoding lysosomal enzyme trafficking factor — MMNFRQRMGWIGVGLYLLASAAAFYYVFEINETYNQLALEHIQRNSEDLGIGASWTQTVTARLFSLPFWLWAILFLIPYLQIFLFLYSCTRANPKTVGYCIFPIYLAVVCNRHQAFVKASNQINRLKIIDT; from the coding sequence ATGATGAACTTTCGCCAGCGAATGGGTTGGATTGGTGTAGGATTGTATCTGCTAGCAAGTGCTGCAGCCTTTTATTACGTATTTGAAATAAATGAAACTTACAACCAACTGGCTTTGGAGCATATTCAGCGGAACTCTGAGGACCTGGGCATTGGAGCTTCTTGGACACAGACAGTGACAGCGCGCTTGTTTTCGCTCCCATTCTGGCTCTGGGCTATCCTGTTTCTGATTCCATACCTGCAAATCTTCTTATTCTTGTATTCGTGCACGAGAGCCAATCCCAAGACAGTTGGCTACTGCATTTTCCCAATCTATCTGGCAGTCGTCTGCAATCGCCACCAAGCGTTTGTCAAAGCCTCCAATCAAATCAACAGATTGAAAATAATTGATACATGA